The genomic stretch TAAAACAAACCGGGATGATTCATGATAAACTTCATTCCCTTCACCATCAACTTCTTCGATGGATCTGCTAAATGCAGAGGTGCCAGATTCTGCCGCCACTTGTAAATCTGTTCTGCCAGATCAATCTTCACCGGACAAACATTCGAGCAGGAATAACAAAGCGAACAAGCCGACACGTTCCCCGAATACTTCTCCGGCGACTTCAACATACCCAAGTTAATCCCCACGGGACCCGGTATAAAATAAGAGTAAGAATATCCCCCCGTCCGGCGATACACCGGACAAGTGTTAATACATGACCCGCAACGAATACACTTCAACATATTCACATGTTCCGTGCAGGCGAGAATATCACTACGCCCGTTATCCACGATCACGATATGCATCTCCTGCCCTTCTACCGGTTTCTTATAATGGGACGTGTAGGTCGTTGAAGGCTGTCCCGTGGCAGAGCGGGCCAACAAGCGCACGTACAGGGCTAACGCATCATAATCCGGTACCACTTTTTCAAGCCCCATGATCGCGATATGTACTTTGGGAAAAGAAGTTCCCATATCAGCATTTCCCTCGTTCGTACAGACCACAAAAGCACCTGACGAGGCCACGGCAAAATTAACACCCGTCATGGCAATATCTGCGTGCAGGAACTTCTCCCGCAAGGCAGCCCGGGCCGCGTGAGTTAGGTAAGTCGGATCGCTATTCCCCGGTTCCGTGTGCAACTCTTTCTCAAACACCTTCCCCACCTCCTCCCGTTTCACGTGAATGGCAGGCAACACAATATGACTGGGCGGTGTACCCATGAACTGCATGATCCGTTCACCCAAATCCGACTCCACGGCATCAATTCCCCTAGCCTCCAGATAAGGACTCAACCCACACTCTTCCGCCAACATCGACTTACTCTTCACGAGATTCTTTCCCCCATGTTTCTGGATAATCTCGTAAACAATCCGGTTATGTTCCTCGGCATCTTTCGCCCAGTGAACCTGAATCCCGTTTGCCGTGGCGTTCTTCTCGAA from Butyricimonas virosa encodes the following:
- a CDS encoding lactate utilization protein B, whose amino-acid sequence is MSSHAKAAKKFIADRERTAWHDQALFFVREKRDRMAHDVPEWEALREMASNMKRHTIANLPYYLEMFEKNATANGIQVHWAKDAEEHNRIVYEIIQKHGGKNLVKSKSMLAEECGLSPYLEARGIDAVESDLGERIMQFMGTPPSHIVLPAIHVKREEVGKVFEKELHTEPGNSDPTYLTHAARAALREKFLHADIAMTGVNFAVASSGAFVVCTNEGNADMGTSFPKVHIAIMGLEKVVPDYDALALYVRLLARSATGQPSTTYTSHYKKPVEGQEMHIVIVDNGRSDILACTEHVNMLKCIRCGSCINTCPVYRRTGGYSYSYFIPGPVGINLGMLKSPEKYSGNVSACSLCYSCSNVCPVKIDLAEQIYKWRQNLAPLHLADPSKKLMVKGMKFIMNHPGLFYNAIAAGRVAERMPRFVLYNSLDAWGIGRELPEFAKETFNEMWKKGLKAD